In Amycolatopsis sp. FBCC-B4732, the genomic stretch CGTGCACTCGAAGCTGCGGATGCCGGCCAGGGACATGACCCGGCGGATGGTGGCGGCGGTCCGGAACCCGCGCACGCGGGTGCTCGGGCACTGCACCGGCCGGCTGGTCGTCGGCCGTGGCCGTCCCGAGTCGGAGTTCGACGCCGAAGCCGTGTTCACCGCGTGCCGCGAGAACGGCGTGGCGGTCGAGATCAACTCCCGGCCGGAGCGGCTCGACCCGCCGATGCGCCTGCTGCGGCTGGCCGCGGAGATCGGCTGCGACTTCACCATCGACAGCGACGCACACGCGCCGGGCCAGCTCGACTGGCTGGGCTACGGCTGTGAGCGCGCGATCAAGGCGGGGATCGGCCCCGAGCGGATCCTCAACACCCGCACGGCCGACGAGCTGGTCAGCCGCTGATCTCGATGACCGGGTGCCGGGCCGGGTCGAGCCAGCGCAGCAGCTCTGCCAGGTCCGCGCCGGGGATCGCGACGCAGCCGGCGGTCGGCTTCCCGTCGGTGACGTGCAGGAAGAACGCCGAACCCGCGCCCGGCACGACCGGTGCGCGGTTGTAGTCGATGACGACGGCGTTGGCGTAGACCGCGCCCGCCTTGCCGAGGTTCTCCCCGGCGGCCTCGTCGAACGGGCACGTGCCGGGAGCGCAGGAGAAGTGCGTGTTGTAGTGCGGGGAAGCGACGTCGGACACCCACCAGTCCGAGGTGGTGACTTCCCGGTAGGGCAGCCGGGTTTGCGCCGGTGCGATGCCGAACGCCTCGGTCAGCGGCCAGACGCCCGCCGGGGTGTGGGACGTCGACTCGCTCGCCTGCCCGACCCCGTTCTTCCCGACGTGCGCTCGAACCGGGCCGTAGGCCTTCGTCCACTCGCCGCCGGTGCGCTGCCAAGCCGTGAGGACGGCGGTGGTCGCGTCCGCCGGATCGGCTCGGACGGTGATGCGCTGTTCCGGCTCGGGCTGCTCCGGCGAGGCGGCCCCGCTGGTCAGCAGCGCGGCCGCGGCCAGCGTGACACCGAGGGATCTCCTGCGCATACCGGAGAGCCTAACGGTGCCACGCGGGCCGCGCCGGGTTCAGTTGATGGTGTAGGAGTCGCCGTAGACCTTCCACTTCAGCGGCGTGTGCAGGTCGAAGTTGCCCGCGTTGAGGAACACCAGCTGCTCGGTGTCGACGCGGGAGGTGTCGGCGTGCGCCTCTTCCTGCTTCATGATGACCTTGCGCGCGGCGAAGAACGCCTTGAGGTAGGTCGCCTCGTCGCCGCCCTGGGCCGGCGTCTTCGCCTTCTTCATCGCGGCCTTGCGGATGCCGCCGAAGCTGTCGGAGCTGTCACCGGGGCCGTGCATGACGATCGCGTCGTAGTAGGCGAACTGGCCGAGGTTGCTGAGGCCGTCCGACTTCCCCTGGCTCACGGCCGGGTTGAAGTAGACGCGGTCGCGCTCGTTGTTCTGCGCGGTCTGGAACGCGCTGGTGGCCGCGGCCTGCTTCCACGCGCTCTCGAACGCCGAGCCGAGGCCGCTGTGCGAATCGGTGCCGTTCACCTTGCGCAGCGCGGGAAGGAACTTCGCGAGCGGGTTGTCCGGGACGGAATTCGTGTACGCCTCGACGAGTTCGAGCATGTCGCCGGTGCCGGAGCAGAACCCGATGATGCCGGCGGTGTACCCGCGGCCGTCACCGATGTCCTCGATGTACTTGTACTGCGCTTTCCAGTCCAGCGACGAGTTTTCCGCGCTGGAGACCAGCTTCATCGCGATCTCCTTCTTCGCCGGCACCGACAGGTCACCGGCGGCTCGGACGCTCGCGCTGGTCACGCTGGTGGTTTCGTTCGCGGCGATCGCGGGGGTGGTGATCACGAGGGCGGCCACGGAGGCGGCGCCGAGCGCGCCGACGAGAACCGGCCGCAACTTCTTGCTCATGGGAGGAGACCCTTTCCGCGGTGTGCGCCGTGGGGGATCACGGCGGTTACGGGTGATGCGGGTGGAGCTGCGGCGTAGCGAC encodes the following:
- a CDS encoding L,D-transpeptidase, giving the protein MRRRSLGVTLAAAALLTSGAASPEQPEPEQRITVRADPADATTAVLTAWQRTGGEWTKAYGPVRAHVGKNGVGQASESTSHTPAGVWPLTEAFGIAPAQTRLPYREVTTSDWWVSDVASPHYNTHFSCAPGTCPFDEAAGENLGKAGAVYANAVVIDYNRAPVVPGAGSAFFLHVTDGKPTAGCVAIPGADLAELLRWLDPARHPVIEISG
- a CDS encoding chitosanase, with protein sequence MSKKLRPVLVGALGAASVAALVITTPAIAANETTSVTSASVRAAGDLSVPAKKEIAMKLVSSAENSSLDWKAQYKYIEDIGDGRGYTAGIIGFCSGTGDMLELVEAYTNSVPDNPLAKFLPALRKVNGTDSHSGLGSAFESAWKQAAATSAFQTAQNNERDRVYFNPAVSQGKSDGLSNLGQFAYYDAIVMHGPGDSSDSFGGIRKAAMKKAKTPAQGGDEATYLKAFFAARKVIMKQEEAHADTSRVDTEQLVFLNAGNFDLHTPLKWKVYGDSYTIN